The Thalassotalea sp. 273M-4 genome includes a region encoding these proteins:
- a CDS encoding alpha/beta hydrolase family protein, producing MFQIQFNRLTSLLAATLLCIGLNAYANETKRALTLPDIMQFNHIENATISDDGKWISYLTKQDRGNSVFHLQAVEGTEHFKIDHGIKGTLSKDGRYLAVEVSQDLLTKEQATEKEKKAFLNDLVVIDLATAKEQKFNAIEAYALSDVAGFIAFTQKRDHSKKPEDASEQEQTNHEPAQDKPEQEALFNSKRIGYDLTLVNLANQWQNKINDVDAFAFSPVDNLLVYSQSTEHGNLNGLFALNLSKETNKATDKAVDASVELQPSQILALNNSSFEHLSFSHNGRYLAFLQGDFSHKIKTREHNLHLWSVPTKTLKNIAYDSANWFISNVNKLTWSQDNERLFFGFKAQQAKPVTVDTNIASEEDLYDTKKMVAKRNLQIWHGDDALIKTNEKHQLKQDKKHFYTAVYHLDDDRLVHLADKQVRQVKASNNSHAVIGSSDLNYRKLRTWEGFFNDYYVIDLEDGRKTQIAEKLASRQVKLDDSGRYAAFYQDGDIWAYDVKRQKRINLTQDLATQFANEDHDYPSKPPGYGIAGWVKGQDAVLAYDKFDIWWLSLNPKESTCLTCDMGRVNALQFRINDFDKEQDFFKPDATLLLTSYNDEAKNYGFYSLSLDNHTLTKLREENKKFRFIAKAKESDTLLFTREDFNEYPDLWVSDLNPANGVKLTAVNPQKEQFLWGQAELVQWHSSMGVKHQGVLIKPANYVEGVKYPVVVYYYRKFSQRLYEFNQMKVNHRPNFPYYSSNGYAIFLPDVHFEVGTPGHSTNKSILPGIQKIIDMGVADKNAIGLHGHSWSGYQTLHAITQTDVFAAAVSGAPVSNMTSAYSGIRLGTGLARQFQYEQGQSRIGASLFERRDLYIENSPVFFADRINTPLLIQFGDIDDAVPWQQGIEMYLAMRRLNKNVIMLQYEGEPHHLKKYPNKVDYSIKMKEYFDHYLKGKPAPLWMTEGEPYQQAKQD from the coding sequence ATGTTTCAAATTCAGTTTAACCGACTCACCTCTTTGCTTGCTGCTACGCTGTTATGCATAGGCTTAAACGCTTACGCAAACGAGACAAAGCGAGCTTTAACCCTGCCCGATATTATGCAGTTTAACCACATCGAGAACGCCACCATCAGTGATGATGGCAAATGGATATCTTATTTAACCAAACAAGATCGTGGTAACAGTGTTTTTCATCTACAAGCGGTTGAGGGCACTGAGCATTTTAAGATTGACCATGGTATTAAAGGCACGTTAAGCAAAGATGGACGTTATTTAGCGGTTGAAGTAAGCCAAGATTTACTGACCAAAGAGCAAGCCACTGAGAAAGAAAAAAAGGCCTTTTTAAACGATTTGGTGGTGATTGATTTAGCCACCGCTAAGGAGCAAAAATTTAACGCCATTGAAGCGTATGCCCTTAGCGATGTAGCGGGTTTTATCGCCTTTACTCAAAAGCGTGACCACAGCAAAAAACCAGAAGATGCGTCAGAGCAAGAGCAAACTAATCATGAGCCCGCACAAGACAAACCTGAGCAAGAAGCATTATTTAACAGCAAACGTATAGGCTACGATTTAACCTTGGTGAACTTAGCAAACCAATGGCAAAACAAAATTAATGATGTTGATGCGTTTGCCTTTTCTCCTGTCGATAACTTGCTGGTATACAGCCAATCAACCGAACACGGTAACTTAAACGGTTTGTTTGCGCTTAACTTAAGCAAAGAAACTAACAAAGCAACCGACAAAGCCGTAGATGCCAGTGTAGAGCTGCAACCAAGTCAAATTTTGGCTTTAAACAACAGCAGTTTTGAACATTTAAGTTTTAGTCATAACGGCCGTTACTTAGCGTTTTTACAAGGCGACTTTAGCCATAAAATTAAAACCCGTGAGCACAATTTACACCTTTGGTCGGTGCCCACCAAAACGCTAAAAAACATCGCGTATGACAGCGCTAACTGGTTTATCTCTAATGTCAACAAACTGACTTGGAGCCAAGATAATGAGCGTTTGTTTTTTGGTTTTAAAGCGCAACAAGCCAAGCCAGTCACTGTCGATACCAACATAGCGTCTGAAGAAGATTTATATGATACAAAAAAAATGGTTGCTAAGCGTAATTTACAAATTTGGCACGGTGACGATGCGCTGATAAAAACCAATGAAAAGCATCAATTAAAACAAGATAAAAAGCATTTTTATACCGCCGTCTATCACCTTGACGATGATCGTTTAGTACACTTAGCCGATAAACAAGTAAGGCAGGTTAAAGCCAGCAATAATAGCCACGCGGTTATTGGCTCTAGCGACTTAAATTACCGTAAGTTACGCACATGGGAAGGCTTTTTTAATGACTATTATGTGATTGACTTAGAAGATGGTCGTAAAACCCAAATCGCCGAAAAATTAGCAAGTAGGCAGGTAAAACTGGACGATTCGGGTCGATATGCGGCGTTTTATCAAGACGGCGATATTTGGGCTTACGATGTTAAGCGTCAAAAGCGCATCAACTTAACCCAAGACTTAGCCACACAATTTGCCAATGAAGATCATGATTACCCAAGCAAACCACCAGGTTATGGTATTGCTGGTTGGGTTAAAGGTCAGGATGCGGTTTTGGCGTACGACAAATTCGACATTTGGTGGCTTAGTCTTAACCCGAAAGAATCAACGTGTTTAACCTGCGACATGGGCCGGGTCAACGCATTACAGTTTCGCATTAATGACTTTGATAAAGAGCAAGACTTTTTCAAACCAGACGCCACCTTATTATTAACAAGCTACAATGATGAGGCTAAAAATTATGGTTTTTACTCGCTGAGTCTAGATAACCATACATTAACCAAGTTACGTGAAGAAAATAAAAAGTTTCGTTTTATCGCCAAAGCAAAAGAGAGCGACACATTATTATTTACTCGAGAAGACTTTAACGAATACCCAGATCTTTGGGTATCGGATTTAAACCCTGCGAACGGGGTAAAGCTCACGGCGGTTAACCCACAAAAAGAGCAATTCTTATGGGGCCAAGCTGAACTTGTGCAGTGGCACTCTTCGATGGGCGTAAAACACCAAGGGGTATTAATTAAGCCGGCAAACTATGTTGAAGGGGTTAAATACCCTGTTGTTGTATATTACTACCGTAAGTTCTCGCAGCGCCTATACGAGTTTAACCAAATGAAGGTTAATCATCGCCCTAATTTCCCTTATTACAGTTCAAATGGCTATGCCATTTTCTTACCCGATGTACATTTTGAAGTAGGTACGCCCGGCCACTCTACCAATAAGTCCATTTTACCGGGGATCCAAAAAATCATCGACATGGGGGTTGCCGATAAAAACGCCATAGGTTTACATGGGCACAGTTGGAGTGGCTATCAGACGTTGCATGCCATTACTCAAACCGATGTTTTTGCCGCAGCGGTTTCTGGGGCTCCGGTATCGAATATGACCAGTGCCTATTCTGGCATTCGCTTAGGTACCGGGCTTGCGAGACAGTTTCAATATGAACAAGGTCAGTCTCGTATTGGCGCCAGCTTATTTGAGCGACGTGATTTGTATATTGAAAACTCACCGGTATTTTTTGCTGACAGGATCAATACCCCGTTGTTGATCCAATTTGGTGATATTGATGATGCCGTACCGTGGCAACAAGGCATAGAAATGTACTTGGCCATGCGCCGACTCAATAAAAACGTTATTATGCTGCAATATGAGGGTGAGCCTCATCACTTGAAGAAATACCCAAATAAAGTTGATTATTCTATTAAGATGAAAGAATACTTTGATCATTATTTAAAAGGTAAACCTGCGCCACTTTGGATGACAGAAGGCGAACCTTATCAACAAGCTAAGCAAGATTAA
- a CDS encoding ribonuclease E inhibitor RraB: MLRDTTKFPIDPNGNMLWSMELDGDDLQRPREIQFSVIFPSQEKALKFGNILLVNNQKLSFCPYLENPEHPWEITAYPEMPASYDNIMAYQQLLETQAKRFDGIYDGWYCPPRG; the protein is encoded by the coding sequence GTGCTAAGAGACACAACCAAATTTCCCATAGACCCAAATGGCAACATGCTTTGGAGCATGGAACTAGATGGTGATGATTTGCAAAGACCTCGTGAAATTCAATTTTCTGTTATATTTCCCTCGCAAGAAAAGGCGTTAAAGTTTGGTAATATTTTGCTGGTAAACAACCAAAAGTTATCGTTTTGCCCTTACCTTGAAAACCCAGAGCATCCTTGGGAGATAACAGCGTACCCTGAAATGCCAGCCAGCTATGACAATATTATGGCTTATCAGCAATTATTAGAAACCCAAGCAAAAAGATTTGATGGCATCTATGATGGCTGGTATTGTCCTCCTCGTGGATAA